The window GCTTTGTAGTGAGTTTAGAGAATTTTTCCCAGAAAATGCAGTTGAATTCTTTGTAAGCTACTATGACTATTATCAGCCTGAAGCATATATTCCAGAAACTGACACATATATTGAAAAGGATTCGTCTATAAATGAAGAAATTGATAAGCTCAGACACTCAGCTACGTCTGCTTTATTTGAAAGAAGAGATGTTATAATTGTGGCAAGTGTATCTTGTATCTACAGTTTGGGTAGTCCCGAGGACTATTTAAACCTTACCATCTCTTTGCGCCCTGGCATGATAAAAGACAGAGACGAGGTCATAAGAGAGCTTATAAGAATGCAGTATGAAAGAAATGATATCGATTTTGGAAGAGGCAGATTTAGAGTAAGAGGAGACATACTTGAAGTTTTCCCTGCATCTACTACAGAGAGGGCGATAAGAATAGAATTTTTTGGGGATGAGATAGAAAGAATTACAGAGTTTGATGTTGTGACAGGTGAAATAATTGGGCGAAGGAACCATGTTGCAATATTTCCAGCATCTCATTATGTAACAACAGCAGAGAAGTTGAAAAAAGCGATAAAAAGTATAGAAGAAGAACTTGAACAGAGGCTAAAAGAGCTAAGAAGTATGGGGAAGCTTGTTGAAGCTCAGAGGTTAGAGCAGAGAACGCGTTATGATATAGAGATGCTTCAGGAAATGGGTTTTTGCAAAGGAATAGAGAACTACTCAAGACACTTAACTGGCAGGCCACCAGGAAGTCCACCGTATACTTTGCTTGATTATTTTCCGAAGGATTTCATAATGTTCATTGACGAGTCACATGTTACTATACCTCAAGTAAGAGCTATGTACAATGGCGATAAAGCAAGAAAAGATGCCCTTGTTGAATATGGTTTTAGACTTCCATCAGCATACGACAACAGACCATTGACATTTGAAGAATTCGAAGAAAAAATCAACCAAGTAATTTTTGTAAGTGCAACACCCGGGCCGTATGAACTCAAAAAATCTTCACGCATTGTTGAACAAATTATAAGACCGACAGGGCTTGTTGACCCAGAAATTGAGGTTCATCCTGTAAAAGGTCAGATTGACCATCTAATTGGTGAAATACGAAAACGAGTGGAAAAGAACCAGAGAGTTCTCATTACTACACTTACTAAAAAGATGGCTGAAAGCCTTACTGACTATTTAAAAGATGTGGGAATCAGAGTTAGATATATGCATTCAGACATAGACACAATTGAGCGTATGCAGATTATAAGAGATTTACGACTTGGGAAGTTTGATGTTTTAGTAGGGATAAATCTGCTCAGAGAAGGTCTTGACCTTCCCGAGGTATCACTTGTTGCTATTTTGGATGCTGACAAGGAAGGTTTTTTGAGGTCAGAGACTTCGCTTATCCAGACGATTGGACGTGCTGCAAGAAATGTTGATGGAAAGGTTATAATGTATGCAGATAGAGTAACAAACGCTATGCAAAGAGCCATTGATGAGACAAACCGACGTAGGAAAATTCAGATAGAATACAATCAAAAACACGGTATTGTACCTCAAACTGTAAGAAAAGGTATAAGGCAGATAATTGAAGCTACCGTGTCTGTGGCTGAAGAGGAAGAGAAATATGAAGTTGTGGAGAAAGACATTGTAGAAAATATGACAAAGGAAGAAATAGAAGAATATATCAAGGAACTTGAACAGGAGATGAAAAAGCTTGCTATAGAACTTGAGTTTGAGAAGGCTGCAAAAGTGAGAGACAAAATATTTGAACTCAGAAAATTTCTTTAATGGTTTTGTTGGTTGGAGGAGAAAATGAAAATGTCAAAAGAGTGTATAGTTATAAAAGGTGCAAAAGAACACAACCTCAAAAATGTTGATTTGGTACTTCCACGAGACAAACTCATAGTCTTTACTGGTCTTTCTGGTTCTGGAAAGTCATCTTTGGCGTTTGATACAATCTACGCTGAAGGACAGAGAAGATATATAGAATCTCTCTCTTCTTATGCAAGACAGTTTTTGGGAATAATGGAAAAACCAGATGTAGAATACATTGAAGGACTTTCTCCGGCTATTTCAATTGACCAAAAAACAACTTCTAAAAATCCACGTTCAACTGTGGGGACAATTACTGAGATTTACGACTATTTGAGACTTTTGTTTGCAAGAGTTGGAAAACCTCATTGCTATATGTGTGGGGAACCTATTTCACAGCAAACAGTTGACCAGATGGTAGACGAAGTATTGAAACTTAAAGAGGGTACAAAGATTCAAATACTTGCACCAATTGTAAGGGGAAGAAAAGGTGAGTACCAGAAACTGTTTGAGGAACTGAGAAAAAGTGGGTTTGCAAGAGTTAGAGTAGACGGTATTGTGTATGAGCTTGAAGAGGAGATAAAACTTGATAAGAACAAAAAACATAGTATTGACGTCATTGTAGATAGGCTCATTGTAAAAGAGGGAATAGAATCAAGGCTTGCGGGTTCAATAGAAACAGCGCTCCAGCTCGCAGGGGGGATTGTAACTGTATCTATTGTTGATGGAGATGAGATTGTGTTTTCACAAAACTTTGCATGTGTAAACTGTGGAGTTTCATATGAAGAGATAACTCCACGTCTTTTTTCTTTTAACACACCATATGGTGCATGTCCAACGTGTATGGGCCTTGGTTATTTGCAAAAAGTTGATCCTGACCTATTAATTCCAGATAAATCTATTCCTATAGGTAAGGTTGCGATAAACGGATGGAACTTTACTGAGACGAATTCATATGCAAGAATGATTTTGGAGTCACTTGCAATAGAGTATAATTTCAGTTTAAACACTCCTGTTGAAAAACTGGACAAAAAAATTTTGGATATCTTTTTATATGGAACAGGTGATGAGAAAATAAAAATTTATACTCCACGTGGTATATACTTTGCAAAGTATGAGGGGCTTGTAAATAATCTTGAAAGAAGATATAAAGAGACCCAGTCAGAATATGTCAAGCAAGAAATTGAAGAGTATATGAGTACATTTACATGCCCTGATTGTCAAGGAAAAAGACTTAAAAAAGAGGCTTTGGCAGTTTTAATAGAGGGTAGGTCTATAGCAGATATTGCTGACATGACAGTATTACAAGTGAAAGAATTTGTTAAGAAGTTAAACCTTCAAGGAAAAGATAAAGTAATTGCACAGCCGATAATAAAAGAGATTGTGGAAAGACTGGACTTTTTAATAGATGTGGGACTTGACTATCTAACTCTTTCACGGTCAGCGGGCACACTTTCTGGTGGTGAAGCGCAGAGAATAAGACTTGCTACCCAGATAGGGTCTGGACTTGTTGGAGTTTTATATATTCTTGATGAACCGAGTATAGGATTGCATCAGCGTGACAATCACAAACTAATAAAAACTCTCAAAAAACTAAGAGATCTTGGTAACACGTTGATTGTTGTGGAACATGATGAGGACACAATAAGGTCAGCTGATTTTATCGTGGATATTGGACCAGGAGCAGGCGAACATGGTGGGAGAGTGGTTGTAGCGGGAACATTGGATGATGTAATTTCATGTGAAGAATCTATTACTGGACAGTATCTTTCTGGGAAGAAAAAAATTGAGATACCTGAGAAAAGAAGAGAACCTGATGGTAGATGGCTTACTATCAAGGGTGCATCGGAAAATAACCTTAAAAACATTGATGTTAGCTTTCCTGTTGGGCTTTTTACTTGCGTAACTGGTGTTTCAGGCTCAGGCAAAAGTACCCTTGTAAACGAAATACTTTACAAAGCAGCAAGTGCGATTTTGAACAAGTCTAAAGAAAAGCCTGGTAAATTTCAAGAGATAATAGGTCTCGAACACTTTGATAAGGTTATAAATATAGACCAGTCTCCTATAGGAAGAACTCCACGGTCGAACCCTGCAACTTATACAGGTGTTTTTGATTATATACGAGAAATTTTTGCCCAAACGCCTGAGGCAAAGCTCAGAGGTTATAAGGCAGGAAGATTTAGCTTCAACTTGAAAGGCGGAAGGTGCGAAGCTTGTTCAGGTGATGGCATTATTAAAATAGAAATGCATTTTTTACCTGATGTGTATGTACCGTGTGATGTGTGCAAAGGTAAGAGGTATAACAGAGAAACGTTAGAAGTAAAGTATAAGGATAAGACTATTGCCGATGTGCTTGAAATGACAGTGGAAGAGGCGCTCGAATTTTTTAAAAACATACCGAGGATAAAATCCAAGCTTCAGACACTTTATGATGTAGGGCTTGGTTATATAAAACTGGGTCAGCCTTCTACCACTTTATCTGGTGGAGAAGCGCAGAGAGTAAAGCTCGCGACAGAACTTTCTAAAAAAGCAACTGGAAGAACCCTGTATATATTGGACGAGCCTACAACTGGTCTTCATATGGATGATGTTAATAAGTTAATTGCTGTTCTTCAGCGTCTTGTTGATATGGGCAATACAGTAATTGTAATTGAACACAATCTTGATGTTATAAAAGTTGCAGATTATATAATTGATTTAGGGCCAGAGGGTGGAGATAAAGGTGGCGAGATAGTTGTGTTCGGCAGTCCAGAGGAAGTGGCTATGTGCGAAAGGTCATATACAGGAATGTTTTTAAAAGAAATCCTGAAAGAGAGAATTTATGCTAAAAAATAGGCGGAGCATTTTTCTTAGCTCCGCTTTTATTTCAAAAAGTTTTCTATTAACTTCATATCAACATGATTATTCAAAAACTTAGAAAGTTGCAAATGTGCTTTGGTGTCATTTAAAAGAAGGTAAGCAGTTAACTTATTGTTTTTTAGTACAAATTTTTTGTAAATCATTCTGCTTTTATCTAAAAATTCAACTATATTTGCATTTTGCAGATTTTGCATATCACCTGCAGAGACAATTTCAATTCCAAACGCTTTTAAGAAATATGGCAAAGGCATGTTTTGATAGAAGGTTTCAAATCCCAAAATATTTTTTGCAGCTATTTTTGCACTCTCTAAAGCAAACGTCCATATTCCAGGATTTTGACCATCAATATATGCAACATCACCACAAGCATACACATTGGTAAGCTTAGTCTGCATCTTGTAATTAACATCTATACCTCTTTTGCTATTTAGTATATCTTCCTGTAAATTTATAAACTCAGTATTTGGAACCACTCCAGCCGAAAAAATGAGTATATCACACTCAATAGTCTGCCCACTTGATAGTGTTATTTTCAAACCGTTTTGATAAGATTCAACACTTTCAATTTTATTATCCAAAATTATCTTAATTCCTTTTCTTACAATGTGTTCTTCCAAAAGAAAAGAGGCAACTTCGTCTAACTGTTTCGGTAATATTCTTTTGCTCAACTCAACTATTGTTATTTCCTTACCCTCAAGTACAGATGCAAGTTCTAATCCCAAAAGTCCAGCACCAACAATTACAACTTTACCAGCTAATAACAGTCTTTTTTTAAGTGAAAGCAAATCTTCGTAGCTTCTAAATGTGAATACAAAGTTATACAGGTTTTCATTTCGCAACTGCTCAGGAAGGTAGGGTTTTGAGCCTGAAGCAATAACAAGATAGTCCCACATTATATTTTGACTCCGTGAAACCACCAATTTTTCTTTTAAGTTACATTCTTCAACCTTACTGTTCAACATCAATTTTATATTGTTCACTTGATACCATTCTGATGATTTCAAGAAGAACTTTTCATCTATAGGATTTTGAAGATAATATCCAAGTCTTAACCTATAGTAAGGCAAAACCTTTTCTTCACTTAAGATACAGATTGACATATTCTTGTTTTCTTTTCTTATCTGTTCTGCAACGGTTAAACCGGCAGGTCCCCCACCAATTACAACAATATCATACTTTTCCATTGCATATGCACCAGCTTTTTATTCTTTTATTTTTTCAGCAAATAGTATACCAAATTCAAAAGATTTTTTTAACTCATCTTCATTTGGTTTGAAATTCACCTTTAACCCGGGTTGGACAACTTTTAATCTTAGCTGCTTAAGACGGCTTTCAATATTTGGAACAGCTTCACCGCTCCATCCGTATGAACCAAATGCAGCTGCTACCTTTCCGCCGTGAACAATTGGATTTAATCTCGTGAGTATATCGTAAAT is drawn from Caldicellulosiruptor diazotrophicus and contains these coding sequences:
- the uvrB gene encoding excinuclease ABC subunit UvrB, with protein sequence MKKFKLVSDFKPTGDQPKAIEMLTEGILKGEKFLTLLGVTGSGKTFTMAKVIENVQRPTLVLAHNKTLAAQLCSEFREFFPENAVEFFVSYYDYYQPEAYIPETDTYIEKDSSINEEIDKLRHSATSALFERRDVIIVASVSCIYSLGSPEDYLNLTISLRPGMIKDRDEVIRELIRMQYERNDIDFGRGRFRVRGDILEVFPASTTERAIRIEFFGDEIERITEFDVVTGEIIGRRNHVAIFPASHYVTTAEKLKKAIKSIEEELEQRLKELRSMGKLVEAQRLEQRTRYDIEMLQEMGFCKGIENYSRHLTGRPPGSPPYTLLDYFPKDFIMFIDESHVTIPQVRAMYNGDKARKDALVEYGFRLPSAYDNRPLTFEEFEEKINQVIFVSATPGPYELKKSSRIVEQIIRPTGLVDPEIEVHPVKGQIDHLIGEIRKRVEKNQRVLITTLTKKMAESLTDYLKDVGIRVRYMHSDIDTIERMQIIRDLRLGKFDVLVGINLLREGLDLPEVSLVAILDADKEGFLRSETSLIQTIGRAARNVDGKVIMYADRVTNAMQRAIDETNRRRKIQIEYNQKHGIVPQTVRKGIRQIIEATVSVAEEEEKYEVVEKDIVENMTKEEIEEYIKELEQEMKKLAIELEFEKAAKVRDKIFELRKFL
- the uvrA gene encoding excinuclease ABC subunit UvrA; amino-acid sequence: MSKECIVIKGAKEHNLKNVDLVLPRDKLIVFTGLSGSGKSSLAFDTIYAEGQRRYIESLSSYARQFLGIMEKPDVEYIEGLSPAISIDQKTTSKNPRSTVGTITEIYDYLRLLFARVGKPHCYMCGEPISQQTVDQMVDEVLKLKEGTKIQILAPIVRGRKGEYQKLFEELRKSGFARVRVDGIVYELEEEIKLDKNKKHSIDVIVDRLIVKEGIESRLAGSIETALQLAGGIVTVSIVDGDEIVFSQNFACVNCGVSYEEITPRLFSFNTPYGACPTCMGLGYLQKVDPDLLIPDKSIPIGKVAINGWNFTETNSYARMILESLAIEYNFSLNTPVEKLDKKILDIFLYGTGDEKIKIYTPRGIYFAKYEGLVNNLERRYKETQSEYVKQEIEEYMSTFTCPDCQGKRLKKEALAVLIEGRSIADIADMTVLQVKEFVKKLNLQGKDKVIAQPIIKEIVERLDFLIDVGLDYLTLSRSAGTLSGGEAQRIRLATQIGSGLVGVLYILDEPSIGLHQRDNHKLIKTLKKLRDLGNTLIVVEHDEDTIRSADFIVDIGPGAGEHGGRVVVAGTLDDVISCEESITGQYLSGKKKIEIPEKRREPDGRWLTIKGASENNLKNIDVSFPVGLFTCVTGVSGSGKSTLVNEILYKAASAILNKSKEKPGKFQEIIGLEHFDKVINIDQSPIGRTPRSNPATYTGVFDYIREIFAQTPEAKLRGYKAGRFSFNLKGGRCEACSGDGIIKIEMHFLPDVYVPCDVCKGKRYNRETLEVKYKDKTIADVLEMTVEEALEFFKNIPRIKSKLQTLYDVGLGYIKLGQPSTTLSGGEAQRVKLATELSKKATGRTLYILDEPTTGLHMDDVNKLIAVLQRLVDMGNTVIVIEHNLDVIKVADYIIDLGPEGGDKGGEIVVFGSPEEVAMCERSYTGMFLKEILKERIYAKK
- a CDS encoding NAD(P)/FAD-dependent oxidoreductase, encoding MEKYDIVVIGGGPAGLTVAEQIRKENKNMSICILSEEKVLPYYRLRLGYYLQNPIDEKFFLKSSEWYQVNNIKLMLNSKVEECNLKEKLVVSRSQNIMWDYLVIASGSKPYLPEQLRNENLYNFVFTFRSYEDLLSLKKRLLLAGKVVIVGAGLLGLELASVLEGKEITIVELSKRILPKQLDEVASFLLEEHIVRKGIKIILDNKIESVESYQNGLKITLSSGQTIECDILIFSAGVVPNTEFINLQEDILNSKRGIDVNYKMQTKLTNVYACGDVAYIDGQNPGIWTFALESAKIAAKNILGFETFYQNMPLPYFLKAFGIEIVSAGDMQNLQNANIVEFLDKSRMIYKKFVLKNNKLTAYLLLNDTKAHLQLSKFLNNHVDMKLIENFLK